In Sphingomonas phyllosphaerae, one DNA window encodes the following:
- a CDS encoding class I SAM-dependent methyltransferase: MDRRVYDRMAEHDSTHWWYRARRDILADYLTRKGKLPTSARILEIGCGTGHNLPMLAEFGEVDAIEIDPAARAIASERLGKPVGDAPLPALPGVPRGHYDLIAVLDVVEHIEDDVAALAAMRDCLAPGGKIVIAVPAHQWMWSAHDVVNHHHRRYSKKTLLGALHKAGLKERGLTYFNSLLFPLAAAARVAGRLTGRDDSDDSPPAAPLNALFERIFGLERHLVGRMPMPTGVSILTLAEPR; encoded by the coding sequence ATGGATCGCCGTGTCTATGATCGCATGGCCGAGCATGATTCCACGCATTGGTGGTATCGCGCGCGGCGCGACATCCTGGCCGATTACCTGACCCGCAAGGGCAAGTTGCCGACGTCGGCGCGTATCCTCGAGATCGGTTGCGGCACCGGACACAATCTACCGATGCTTGCCGAATTCGGCGAGGTCGACGCGATCGAGATCGATCCGGCGGCGCGCGCGATCGCCAGCGAGCGACTGGGCAAGCCGGTCGGTGACGCGCCGCTTCCGGCGTTGCCGGGCGTGCCGCGCGGCCATTACGATCTGATCGCGGTGCTGGATGTCGTCGAGCATATCGAGGACGATGTCGCGGCACTGGCGGCGATGCGCGACTGTCTGGCGCCGGGCGGGAAGATCGTGATCGCGGTGCCTGCGCATCAATGGATGTGGAGCGCGCACGACGTGGTGAACCACCACCACCGGCGCTATTCCAAGAAGACGTTGCTGGGCGCGCTCCACAAGGCCGGCCTGAAGGAGCGCGGGCTCACCTATTTCAACTCGCTGCTGTTTCCGCTGGCGGCGGCGGCACGTGTTGCCGGACGGCTCACGGGTCGGGACGATAGCGACGATTCGCCGCCGGCTGCGCCGCTCAACGCCTTGTTCGAGCGGATTTTCGGGCTGGAGCGGCATCTGGTCGGGCGGATGCCGATGCCGACGGGTGTGTCGATTTTGACGCTGGCCGAGCCGCGGTAG
- a CDS encoding tRNA-binding protein, whose protein sequence is MHATHDPAAPPAPAIGFDDFLAVDVRVGTIVAAEPFPEARKPAFKLTIDFGPTIGIKRSSAQITEHYDCNGLVGRQVAAVVNFPPRQIGKFMSQVLTLGFPDADGKVVLVHPSVAVPNGGRLF, encoded by the coding sequence ATGCACGCCACCCACGACCCCGCCGCCCCGCCCGCGCCCGCGATCGGGTTCGATGATTTCCTGGCGGTCGACGTGCGGGTCGGGACGATCGTCGCGGCGGAGCCCTTCCCCGAGGCGCGCAAGCCGGCGTTCAAGCTGACGATCGACTTCGGCCCGACGATCGGCATCAAACGCTCGTCGGCGCAGATCACCGAACATTACGACTGCAACGGGCTGGTCGGGCGACAGGTGGCGGCGGTGGTCAACTTCCCGCCACGCCAGATCGGCAAGTTCATGTCGCAGGTGCTCACGCTCGGCTTCCCCGACGCGGACGGAAAGGTCGTTCTGGTGCATCCCAGCGTTGCCGTCCCGAACGGCGGGCGGCTGTTCTGA
- a CDS encoding secondary thiamine-phosphate synthase enzyme YjbQ, protein MRQAHGSLTIATRGAGLVEVTDEVAAWLHAQAIADGLLTVFCRHTSASLLINENAAPAVRRDLERYFQRLAPESRDYEHDDEGPDDMPAHLKTALTNVSLGIPVHDGRMVLGTWQGLYLFEHRAAPHRRTLALHVIGE, encoded by the coding sequence ATGCGGCAGGCGCACGGCAGCTTGACGATCGCGACCCGCGGGGCGGGATTGGTCGAGGTGACGGACGAGGTCGCGGCATGGCTGCACGCGCAGGCAATCGCCGACGGTCTGCTGACCGTCTTCTGCCGTCACACCTCCGCCTCGCTGCTCATCAACGAGAACGCTGCCCCGGCGGTCCGCCGCGACCTCGAACGCTATTTCCAGCGCCTCGCCCCCGAATCACGCGACTATGAACATGACGACGAAGGCCCCGACGACATGCCCGCGCATCTCAAGACCGCGCTGACGAACGTCTCGCTTGGCATTCCCGTCCACGACGGACGGATGGTGCTCGGGACGTGGCAGGGTCTCTACCTGTTCGAACACCGCGCCGCCCCCCACCGCCGCACCCTCGCGCTCCACGTGATCGGCGAGTAA
- a CDS encoding GtrA family protein: protein MRALFWQLVRFGLTGGAATAIYAAVYWPIATYAQARWPLDHRTLWPLIANVLGYLVSMVAGYVIHSRWSFRDVGERDNVSRTGGRFLVVTLVSFSLNTFFVWFLTGPMHGATWWPLVTNVFVTPMVTFILYRFWVFA from the coding sequence GTGCGCGCGCTGTTCTGGCAGCTGGTCCGCTTCGGGCTGACGGGCGGCGCGGCGACCGCGATCTATGCCGCGGTCTATTGGCCGATCGCGACCTATGCGCAGGCGCGCTGGCCGCTCGATCATCGCACCCTCTGGCCGCTGATCGCCAATGTGCTCGGCTATCTGGTGTCGATGGTGGCGGGCTATGTGATCCATAGCCGCTGGAGCTTCCGCGACGTGGGCGAGCGTGACAACGTCTCGCGCACCGGCGGACGATTCCTGGTGGTGACGCTGGTCAGCTTCTCGTTGAACACCTTCTTCGTGTGGTTCCTGACCGGACCGATGCACGGTGCGACATGGTGGCCGCTGGTCACCAACGTCTTCGTCACCCCGATGGTGACCTTCATCCTGTACCGGTTCTGGGTCTTTGCGTGA
- a CDS encoding AcrB/AcrD/AcrF family protein gives MTNHLLPPATQDRVARTLDRHWLRLTLLAWAGIAIWYVWQRWAAIHWLSLGDTDDNMRLMQVRALLNGQGWFDLRNHRLNPPGGFDIHWSRLVDLPIAGLIVLLRPFVGVAEAERLACGIAPLLPMAVVLVALGATLRRLVHPLAWPLGIALFLATNVALGMFMPDRIDHHGWQLAMLAVTVAGLCDPRRARGGALVGTATAISLTIGLEMLPYAAMAGGILGLAWVWERAERERLALYALSLAGGVATGFAAFTSYANRVYRCDALTPVYASTVVLAGGLLLALAVISPRKPLIRLLLAVAAGALVAAFFALAFPQCLGRPEQVSNELYTSWLSQVREAKPIYRHPLRVALPIVTLPLIGLIGALSATWRARRQPTLRGWACVALFGAFAALMLLWQARAGPAAQLLAIPGASALAWMAVPWLIAPRFWWAKAAAAVALFVIVSGSFTQIIIDRFKVDRPSAYVRRVNKATGRCLTIPAMQPLNRYPAQTVFTFVDLGPRLITLTHHNAIAGPYHRNGDAILDVHHAFMGTPEVARAIMKRHGATMLLVCPDMAESTNYRAKARGGFYDRLAKGEHFDWLVPLPIRRGSPFRAFRVQ, from the coding sequence TTGACCAACCATTTGTTGCCGCCCGCTACGCAGGACCGGGTCGCGCGGACGCTCGACCGCCACTGGCTCCGGCTCACGTTGCTGGCATGGGCGGGGATCGCGATCTGGTATGTCTGGCAACGCTGGGCGGCGATCCACTGGCTGTCGCTGGGCGATACCGACGACAACATGCGCTTGATGCAGGTCCGCGCGCTGCTGAACGGTCAGGGCTGGTTCGACCTGCGCAACCATCGCCTCAATCCGCCGGGCGGGTTCGACATCCATTGGTCGCGGCTGGTCGATCTGCCGATCGCCGGGCTGATCGTGCTGCTGCGCCCGTTCGTTGGCGTGGCGGAGGCCGAGCGGCTGGCGTGCGGGATCGCGCCGCTGCTGCCGATGGCGGTGGTGCTGGTGGCGCTGGGCGCGACGCTGCGCCGGCTGGTGCATCCGCTGGCGTGGCCGCTGGGGATCGCGCTGTTCCTCGCCACCAACGTCGCGCTCGGGATGTTCATGCCCGACCGGATCGACCATCACGGCTGGCAGCTGGCGATGCTGGCGGTGACGGTCGCCGGGCTCTGCGATCCGCGTCGCGCGCGTGGTGGTGCACTGGTTGGCACCGCGACCGCGATTTCGCTCACGATCGGGCTTGAAATGCTGCCCTATGCCGCGATGGCGGGGGGTATTCTCGGGCTCGCCTGGGTATGGGAGCGCGCAGAACGTGAACGGCTGGCGCTCTATGCGCTGTCGCTCGCGGGCGGCGTCGCGACCGGTTTCGCGGCCTTCACCTCCTACGCCAACCGCGTCTATCGCTGCGACGCGCTGACCCCGGTCTATGCCTCGACGGTGGTGCTGGCCGGCGGGCTGCTGCTGGCGCTCGCCGTCATTTCGCCGCGCAAGCCGTTGATCCGGTTACTGCTTGCCGTCGCGGCGGGGGCGTTGGTCGCGGCATTCTTCGCGCTCGCCTTCCCGCAATGCCTGGGTCGCCCCGAGCAGGTTTCGAACGAACTCTACACGAGCTGGCTGTCGCAGGTCCGCGAGGCGAAGCCGATCTACCGCCATCCCCTGCGCGTCGCCCTGCCGATCGTCACCCTCCCCCTCATCGGATTAATCGGCGCGTTATCCGCGACTTGGCGGGCACGGCGGCAGCCGACGCTGCGCGGATGGGCGTGCGTGGCGCTGTTCGGGGCGTTCGCGGCGCTGATGCTGCTGTGGCAGGCACGCGCCGGACCCGCGGCGCAACTTCTTGCAATTCCTGGCGCTTCGGCGCTGGCGTGGATGGCGGTGCCGTGGCTGATCGCCCCGCGCTTCTGGTGGGCGAAGGCAGCGGCCGCCGTGGCGCTCTTCGTGATCGTCTCGGGCAGCTTCACCCAGATCATCATCGACCGCTTCAAGGTCGACCGCCCCAGCGCCTATGTTCGCCGCGTCAACAAGGCGACCGGGCGATGCCTGACAATCCCGGCAATGCAGCCACTTAACCGCTACCCGGCGCAGACCGTCTTCACCTTCGTCGACCTCGGCCCGCGGCTCATCACCCTGACGCATCACAACGCGATCGCGGGGCCGTACCATCGCAACGGCGACGCGATCCTCGACGTCCACCACGCCTTCATGGGCACGCCGGAGGTGGCCCGCGCGATCATGAAGCGCCACGGCGCGACGATGCTGCTGGTGTGCCCGGACATGGCCGAATCGACCAACTACCGCGCCAAGGCGCGCGGCGGCTTCTACGACCGGCTGGCGAAGGGCGAGCATTTCGACTGGCTGGTGCCGCTGCCGATCAGGAGGGGATCGCCTTTCCGGGCCTTCCGGGTGCAATAA
- a CDS encoding LacI family DNA-binding transcriptional regulator, whose translation MNEPRGSRRQRNAPTISDVATHAGVSPMTVSRVINREGSVRDATRARVEEAIAALRYAPSAAARMLAGGEDFRLGVLHTTTSLFYFSEFLVGCLDQGARQNGQIIVEQCAEGGEVAAIEHLLNGRVDGLLLPPPLGDAEGVLAMLRERDVPVVAVSTGRAPEWALSVSIDDRKAAYEMTRHLGTLGHRRIGFITGAANQSATGERLAGYRDAVADMALDADDALIAEGNFGYRSGLDAAERLLDLPDAPSAIFASNDDMAAATVAIAHRRDLDVPGDLTVCGFDDSALATTVWPELTTIRQPVSDMARTAVDLLMREIRQRRGGSNEDHPHVVVDYALIRRQSDAVPRRRPRTTG comes from the coding sequence ATGAACGAACCGCGCGGGTCGCGCCGCCAACGCAACGCCCCGACGATCAGCGACGTCGCGACCCACGCGGGCGTGTCGCCGATGACGGTCAGCCGCGTCATCAATCGCGAGGGCAGCGTGCGCGACGCGACCCGCGCCCGCGTCGAGGAGGCGATCGCCGCGCTCCGCTACGCCCCCTCCGCGGCGGCGCGGATGCTGGCGGGGGGCGAGGACTTCCGGCTCGGCGTGCTGCACACCACGACCAGCCTGTTCTATTTCAGTGAGTTCCTGGTCGGCTGCCTCGATCAGGGGGCGCGGCAGAACGGGCAGATTATCGTCGAGCAATGCGCCGAGGGCGGCGAAGTCGCCGCGATCGAGCATCTGCTGAACGGCCGCGTCGACGGGCTGCTGCTCCCGCCCCCGCTCGGCGACGCCGAAGGGGTGCTGGCGATGCTGCGCGAACGCGATGTGCCGGTCGTCGCGGTGTCGACGGGGCGCGCCCCGGAATGGGCGCTGTCGGTCAGCATCGACGACCGCAAGGCCGCTTACGAGATGACGCGCCATCTCGGCACGCTCGGCCACCGCCGGATCGGCTTCATCACCGGCGCCGCGAACCAGAGCGCGACCGGCGAGCGACTCGCCGGCTATCGCGACGCGGTGGCCGACATGGCGCTCGACGCCGACGACGCGCTGATCGCCGAGGGCAATTTCGGCTATCGCTCCGGGCTCGACGCGGCCGAACGGTTGCTCGACCTGCCCGATGCGCCCAGCGCGATCTTCGCCAGCAACGACGACATGGCCGCCGCGACGGTGGCGATCGCGCACCGCCGCGATCTCGACGTGCCGGGCGACCTCACCGTCTGCGGCTTCGACGATTCGGCACTGGCGACGACGGTCTGGCCGGAGCTGACGACGATCCGCCAACCCGTCAGCGACATGGCGCGCACTGCTGTCGACCTGCTGATGCGCGAAATCCGCCAGCGACGCGGCGGCAGCAACGAGGATCACCCGCATGTCGTCGTCGATTACGCGCTGATCCGGCGACAGTCGGACGCGGTGCCGCGCCGCCGCCCGCGCACCACGGGCTGA
- a CDS encoding glutathione S-transferase family protein: protein MWQLYQFPLCPFTRKVRTLLNEKDVGYQLMRENPWERRDAFIDMNPAGQTPVMTDNERGVVLLDSMAICEYFEETVERVAMINGTAANRAEIRRLVTWFDTHFYRDVTQPLLDERMIKRVAHRMAPDASRLREAMKSAVGHLDYIDFLLDHRKWIAGSTISLADLAAAAQISVADYLGGIDWAGHALTKAWYSAFKSRRSFRPLLAERISGIEPPSYYENPDF from the coding sequence ATGTGGCAGCTCTACCAGTTCCCGCTGTGTCCGTTCACGCGCAAGGTCCGCACGCTCCTCAACGAGAAGGACGTGGGCTATCAACTCATGCGCGAGAACCCGTGGGAGCGGCGCGACGCGTTCATCGACATGAACCCCGCCGGGCAAACCCCGGTGATGACCGACAACGAACGCGGTGTCGTGCTGCTCGATTCGATGGCGATCTGCGAATATTTCGAGGAGACGGTCGAGCGGGTCGCGATGATCAACGGCACCGCCGCCAATCGCGCCGAGATTCGGCGGCTGGTGACGTGGTTCGACACGCATTTCTACCGCGACGTCACCCAGCCGCTGCTCGACGAGCGCATGATCAAGCGCGTCGCGCATCGCATGGCCCCCGACGCGTCGCGATTGCGTGAGGCGATGAAGTCGGCGGTCGGGCATCTCGACTATATCGACTTCCTGCTCGACCATCGGAAATGGATCGCTGGGTCGACGATCAGCCTCGCCGATCTCGCCGCGGCGGCACAAATTTCGGTCGCCGATTATCTCGGCGGAATCGACTGGGCCGGCCATGCGCTCACCAAGGCATGGTATTCGGCATTCAAGAGCCGCCGCAGCTTCCGCCCATTGCTCGCCGAACGGATCAGCGGGATCGAACCGCCGAGCTATTACGAGAACCCGGACTTCTGA